In a single window of the Serratia quinivorans genome:
- a CDS encoding ATP-dependent RNA helicase HrpA, whose translation MKSPLAALSAQLGELMLRDQQRLQRRLQGARKIKNPDAQLAAAVEIESDMALALRKVQSRAATCPKITYPEKPAGQPEKAGYSAGDP comes from the coding sequence GTGAAATCTCCGCTCGCGGCATTGTCTGCCCAACTGGGCGAGCTGATGCTCCGTGATCAACAGCGCCTGCAACGTCGGCTGCAGGGCGCACGAAAAATCAAAAATCCCGATGCTCAATTGGCGGCTGCCGTTGAAATCGAAAGTGACATGGCGCTGGCGTTGCGTAAGGTGCAATCCCGCGCTGCGACCTGCCCGAAAATAACCTATCCGGAAAAACCTGCCGGTCAGCCAGAAAAAGCAGGATATTCTGCAGGCGATCCGTGA